One Festucalex cinctus isolate MCC-2025b chromosome 1, RoL_Fcin_1.0, whole genome shotgun sequence genomic region harbors:
- the LOC144005130 gene encoding uncharacterized protein LOC144005130 has translation MTQAFMNDMEQRSSGLDHLFHTAAALDPRFKSLPFLNDSDVERIFTSISEEATSLHEKATAQPAEKVTVQTDPCQTDRAHEVPDITTNGPQINDVPPTDYGPPSKKRQLWTSCYEKTSK, from the exons ATGACGCAGGCATTTATGAATGACATGGAGCAACGCTCCAGTGGCCTCGATCATCTCTTTCACACTGCAGCAGCTCTGGACCCCCGATTTAAATCTCTGCCCTTCCTGAATGACAGTGATGTTGAGAGAATATTCACAAGCATCTCAGAAGAAGCTACATCCTTGCATGAAAAG GCAACAGCACAGCCGGCGGAGAAGGTTACAGTGCAGACAGATCCATGCCAGACTGACCGGGCCCATGAAGTCCCTGACATCACCACTAATGGACCCCAGATCAATGATGTACCACCAACAG ATTATGGCCCTCCTTCTAAAAAAAGACAGCTCTGGACCAGCTGTTATGAGAAGACTTCGAAGTGA